The following proteins come from a genomic window of Fontisubflavum oceani:
- a CDS encoding LysR substrate-binding domain-containing protein: MAQRIAGRIANRLKLRQLRLLIAVGRHGSIQNAAREMNVSQPAATKMIQDLELDFAVQLFTRTNRGVIATPAGEVLIRHCKLIFAQIANAAEELDDLSEGNSGRIVVGTLLAASSHLLPKAIETMLATRPGVALRVVEGTNEMLMPALRNGEIDMVVGRLPSQRHRQELEQIVLFEEHILAVVGPDHPLARRADLRFSDLEAFGWILPPAQTTLRRQIDQFFVGQDLYVPPMMVESISYLTNRTLIQNNELIGFMPAHVAEQDIALGLLAALSWKVPFGTGPVGVTVREKDNLSPAADGFLTALRQVANAI, translated from the coding sequence ATGGCCCAACGGATCGCGGGGCGCATCGCCAACCGGCTGAAACTCAGGCAACTCCGCCTGCTGATTGCGGTGGGGCGTCATGGCAGTATCCAGAACGCCGCGCGGGAGATGAACGTCTCGCAGCCCGCCGCGACCAAAATGATCCAAGACCTCGAGTTAGATTTCGCCGTGCAGCTCTTTACCCGCACCAATCGCGGCGTGATCGCAACGCCAGCGGGCGAGGTGCTGATCCGTCACTGCAAGCTGATCTTTGCGCAGATCGCAAACGCCGCTGAAGAACTCGACGACTTATCCGAGGGCAATAGTGGGCGGATTGTCGTGGGCACGCTTCTGGCTGCGTCCTCGCATCTCTTGCCAAAAGCGATCGAGACGATGCTGGCGACCCGCCCAGGCGTGGCCTTGCGGGTTGTGGAAGGCACCAATGAAATGCTGATGCCTGCCCTCCGCAATGGCGAGATAGACATGGTGGTCGGGCGTCTACCCTCGCAACGTCATCGGCAAGAGCTTGAGCAGATCGTGCTGTTTGAAGAACACATCCTGGCGGTGGTTGGCCCTGACCATCCGCTGGCGAGGAGGGCCGACCTGAGGTTCTCGGATCTCGAAGCATTCGGCTGGATTCTCCCGCCCGCCCAAACAACGCTGCGACGTCAAATCGATCAGTTCTTCGTGGGGCAAGACCTCTATGTGCCGCCGATGATGGTCGAAAGCATCTCCTACCTGACCAACCGGACGCTTATTCAGAACAACGAGTTGATCGGCTTCATGCCGGCCCATGTGGCGGAGCAGGATATCGCGCTCGGCCTTTTGGCTGCACTCTCTTGGAAGGTCCCGTTTGGGACCGGGCCGGTGGGTGTAACCGTCCGAGAGAAGGACAATCTCTCGCCCGCCGCCGACGGGTTCTTGACAGCACTTCGTCAGGTGGCAAACGCCATCTGA